In Phyllobacterium zundukense, the genomic stretch AAATCATGGTGGACAAGGACAAGGATGCCGCTGCCGGGCCGGAAATGAAAGCAGTCTGGGAGGCATTTGCCGCGGCACGTGGCCTTGCCGATCCGGGCTATGTCGGGCGGCAATGGAACGAGGCCACCTCACTGGTGCTGACCGGCAAGGCTGGCGGCCAGATCATGGGCGACTGGGCACAGGGCGAATTCGGCGTTGCCGGGAAAGTTGCAGGTACCGACTATGATTGCTTGCCGGGTCTCGGTGTTCATCCCGTTCTCGATACCGGCGGCGATGCCTTCTATTTCCCCAAAAACAAGGATCCTGACGTGGCCAAGGCCCAATTGAAACTCGCCAGCATGCTTGTTTCCAAAGAAACCCAGGTGGCCTTCAATCTCGCCAAGGGCTCGCTGCCAATCCGCGGCGATATCGACATGGAGGCGGCCAATGCCTGCATGCAGAAGGGTATCAAGATCCTTGCCGACGGCAACAATGTGCTGCCTTCGGTCGAACAGGCCTTCTCGTCCGACGCACAAGGCCAGCTCGAGGATCTGAACACCGAGTTCTTCGCCAACAAGGACATGACGGTCGAGGATGCGCAAGCGCGCTTCGTCGAGATTATCAGCGAAGCAAAATAGACCTTGAACCTATCGCACTGAGATATGCCGGCCAGTTCTGGCCGGCATGAGCCGAAAGGTTTGGAGATGTCCGTGAGCCGACGCCCGTTTGCCCCCCTACGCAATCTGAACGCCAAAGTCGCGGCTGTGCCGATGATCATCACCGTGCTTGTTGTCTTTGTCGGCTGTACGCTTTGGACCGTGGTTTATTCCTTTACGTCCTCGCGTTCCCTGCCAACGCTGGATTTCGTCGGCTTCGATCAGTATGTGCGGCTTTTCCGGACTTCGCGCTGGACTGTTTCCCTGAAGAATCTCGCGATCTTCGGCATTCTATCGCTGACCTTCTCCCTCGTGCTGGGCTTCATCCTGGCTGCGCTGATGGATCAAAAAATTCGCTTCGAGAACACGTTCCGCACCATCTTTCTCTATCCTCATGCGTTGTCATTCATCGTCACCGGCCTTGTCTGGCAATGGATTCTGACGCCAACCTTTGGCGTACAGAAGGTCGTCCGGGACCTGGGTTTTGAAACCTTCAATTTCCCGATCCTGACTGATGGCCGCTTTACGATTTACGCCATCGTCATCGCCGGTCTCTGGCAGGGCACGGGCCTGGTCATGGCGCTCATGCTGGCCGGCCTGCGAAACATCGATGACGAGATATGGAAAGCAGCGCGGGTTGACGGGATTCCGACGTGGAAGACCTACCTCTTCATCGTCATCCCGATGATGCGGCCCGTTTTCATCACGACGCTGGTCATCATTTCCGCGACCATCGTCAAGGTCTATGACCTTGTCGTAGCGCTGACCAATGGCGGCCCTGGCATCGCCTCCGAAGTCCCCGCCAAATATGTCTACGACTTCATGTTCTCACGCGGCAATCTTGGCCAGGGCCTCGCCGCCTCGACGATCATGCTCACAACTGTCCTCATCATCCTGGTGCCCTGGGCTTTGCTGGAATTTCGCCCCCGGAACCGCAGTGGAGGTGCTTCGAAATGAGTTCAAGTCTCCCCAGCTTTGAACCGCGTGGCCATCGTCCCAAGCGCTTCGTATCGCCCGCGTCGATCATGATCTATTCGGTGCTGGTCGTTGCGGCGATCTACTATCTGATCCCGCTCTACGTCATGGTCATGACGTCGTTGAAAGGCATGCCGGAAATCCGCCTCGGCAATATTTTCTCGCCGCCGGTCGAGGTGACCTTCCAGCCATGGGCGACCGCCTGGAACAGCGCCTGTACGGGCCTTTATTGCGAGGGGATCAAGGTCGGGTTCTTCAACTCGATGAAGATCTTGATCCCGAGCGTGATCCTCTCGATCATCATCGCGTCGGTGAATGGCTATGCCCTGTCCAACTGGCGCTTCAAGGGCTCGGAGCTGTTCTTCACCGTGCTCATTTTCGGTGCCTTCATTCCCTATCAGGTGATGCTCTATCCGCTCGTCATCATCACGCGTGAGCTCGGTATATTCGGAACGCTGACCGGCGTCATCGTCATCCACACGATCTTCGGAATGCCCATCCTCACCTTGCTGTTCCGCAACTATTTCGTCTCGCTGCCGCCGGAGTTGTTCAAAGCTGCGCGTGTCGATGGCGCCGGCTTCTGGCGCATCTTCCTGCAGATCATGCTGCCCATGTCCCTGCCGATCTTCGTGGTCGCAATCATCCTGCAGGTAACCGGCATCTGGAACGACTTCCTCTTTGGCGTGATCTTTGCCGGCACCAAGAATTTCCCGATGACGGTACAGCTCAACAACATCGTCAATTCGACGCAAGGGGTGAAGGAATACAACGTCAACATGGCCGCGACCATTTTGACCGGCGCGGTGCCGCTCCTCGTCTATTTCTTTTCAGGCAAGTATTTCGTCAGGGGCATTGCCGCTGGCGCCGTAAAAGGATGACCATTTTGCACAGTGTTTTGATCAAGGACCTTTCGCTCAATTTCGGCTCCATCAGCGTCCTGAAGGATCTCAATATCGAGGTGGCAGATGGCGAGTTCCTCGTGCTGCTCGGCCCATCCGGCTGCGGCAAGTCCACGCTGCTCAATTGCATTGCCGGGCTTCTGGAAATCTCCGACGGACAGATCTTCATCAAGGGCAAGAACGTCACCTGGGAAGAGCCGAAGGATCGCGGCATCGGCATGGTGTTCCAGTCCTATGCCCTCTACCCGCAAATGACCGTCGAGAAAAACCTTTCCTTCGGGCTGCGGGTCGCCGGACTGCCTGCGGCAGAAATCCAGAAGCGAATTGCTCACGCTGCTGAAATCCTGCAGATCGGGCCCCTGCTGCACCGCAAGCCCGCCGAACTGTCCGGCGGCCAGCGGCAGCGTGTCGCCATCGGCCGCGCATTGGTGCGCGATGTCGACGTGTTCCTGTTTGACGAGCCGCTTTCGAATCTCGACGCGAAACTGCGTTCCGAACTGCGCGTCGAGATCAAGCGGCTGCACCACAAGCTTGCCAATACGATGATCTACGTCACCCACGACCAGATCGAAGCGCTGACGCTGGCAGACCGGATCGCCGTGATGAAGGGCGGGTTGATCCAGCAGCTAGATGACCCGCTGACCATCTATAACAGGCCGCGCAATCTATTCGTCGCGAGCTTCATCGGCTCGCCCGCCATGAACTTCCTGAAGGGCGAGATCACCGGGACGAACGGCTCGCCGGTCTTCAAGGCCGCCGATTTGAACATATCGCTGGCTGGCTATGAGGCACAGCAGTCCCTGGCGCCTGGTCATTCCGTCATTTTTGGCTTCCGTCCGGAACACATCATCATCAGTGATACGCCTGGCCCCGCCGGCCGCTCCTGCGAGGCCATCGTCGACCTGGATGAACCGATGGGCGCTGACAGCCTCGTCTGGTTGAAGGTCGCGGGAAAAGCGATTTCAGTTCGCGTCGATTCCGGCAGACGCTACCAGCCAGGCGAGAAAGTCTTCCTGACCTTCAACCCCGCCATGGCCTCCCTCTTCGACGCCGAGACCGAAGACCGGCTTTAAACTTCCCAAGCATCATGGAGAAATAAAGTGACCGACCTTTCCTACCAGCTCTACAGCTCCCGCAATTTCCCGCCACTCGACCAGACATTGGAAATGTTGAAGCGCAATGGTTATGCGCAGGTTGAAGGCTATGGCGGCGTCTATGCCGATCCCCGCGCGACAAAGGCTGCGCTCGATGCAAATGGCCTCACCATGCCTACAGGTCATTTCAGCATCGACCTGCTGGAAACCGAGCAGCAAAAGGTCCTCGATATCGCCGGTACGTTCGGCATGAAGGCCATCTACTGCCCGCATCTGGCTGTGGACCTGCGCCCCACGGACGCGGCAGGCTGGTCGGCTTTCGGCAAGCGGCTGGAAGCGGCACACGCCACTTACAGCAAGGCTGGATATATTTTCGGCTGGCACAATCACGACTTCGAATTCAAGGCACTTGCCGATGGCTCGATCCCGCAAAAGCTGATCTTCGATGCAGCCCCCAGCATATCCTGGGAAGCGGACATTGCCTGGATCATCCGCGGCGGCGGCGATCCACTCCAATGGATCGAGAACTATGGCTCGCGCATCAGCGCCGTGCACGTCAAGGACATCGCGGCCGCCGGTCAAAACACCAATGAGGATGGCTGGGCCGATGTCGGCTACGGAACCGTCGACTGGAAAGCCCTGATAACGGTCCTGAAGGGTACCCCAGTCCGCTATTTCATCATGGAACACGACAACCCATCGGACGATGAGCGGTTCGCCCGCCGCTCCATCGCGACCGTCAAGGCATTCTGAAGAAAGACACAGACATGGCTAAAGCACTTGGGATCGGCATTATCGGTGCCGGCAATATCTCCACGACCTATCTAAGACTTGCCCCGCTGTTCAAGGGGATTGAAATCCGTGCCATCGCCGACATTAGCAAGGCAGCGGCGACTGGACGTGCATCCGAATACAGTGTCGAGGCACGCAGCATTGATGGCCTCCTGGCCAGTGACGACATTGATCTCGTCGTCAACCTGACAGTCCCCGATGCTCACTTCGATGTTTCGAAGCAGATTCTCTCTGCAGGCAAGCATCTCTATTCGGAGAAGCCGCTGACGCTGTCGCTGAAGGACGGTCTGGAATTGCAGAAACTCGCCGCGAAGAAAGGCCTGAAAGCGGGCTGCGCACCCGACACCTATCTCGGCGGTGCGCACCAGCTGGCGCGCAAGCTAGTCGATGACGGTCAGGTCGGCACGATCACCTCCGGCACGGCCCATGTCATGAGCCATGGTATGGAGCACTGGCATCCCAACCCGGATTTCTTCTTCCGCCCGGGCGGCGGACCCATCCTTGATCTTGGTCCGTACTACATCGCCAATCTGATCAATCTCATCGGTCCGATCAGGCGGGTAGCGGCGCTGACATCAATGGCCACACCGACCCGCACCATTTCCAGCGAACCGCGCAAGGGCGAAACCATCAAGGTGACAACACCGACGACCATTCAGGCGCTGCTTGAATTCGAAAGCGGTGCTTCGGTCACCCTGTCGGCAAGCTGGGACGTCTGGGCCCATCATCATCCCAATATGGAGCTGTACGGCACGGACGGTTCGCTGTTCCTTCCGGATCCGAATTTCTTCGGCGGCGAGGTCAAATTGGCAAAGCCGGGCAAGAAGGCCAAGCCTGTGAAGGCTTGGGCGCATCCTTTCGGAACGCCCAACCAGAAACATGCGGCAGGCCTGATGGCCAATTACCGCACGGCTGGCCTCGCCGACATGGCAGTCGCCATCCTGCAGGGACGCGACATACGCTGCTCGCTTGAAAGGGCCCTGCATGGCGTTGATGTGATGATTTCGATCCTTCGCTCAGGCGAGGAAAAGAAGTTCATCGACATCAAGACAAGCTGCACACGGCCGGAAGCTCTTGGCATCAAGGAAGCCAAATCGCTGTTGAAAAAGAACTAAGTCATCGCTCCCAGGCGATTGCGGTCATGGTCGGGCGCCACTATGTTGGCCGCCCGATTATGATTTATGGGAATGCCAGTGACTGTTACAAAGACTGCCCGCATCGCTCGCCTTATCGCTGCCGAAATCAACGCGAGGCCAGAACAGGCCAATGCTGCGATCGAACTCCTCGACGGCGGCGCAACCGTGCCTTTCATTGCGCGCTACCGCAAGGAAGTCACCGGCGGGCTGGATGACACGCAGCTTCGCACACTCGACGAGCGCCTCATCTATCTGCGTGAACTCGATGCACGCCGCGACACGATCATCGAGTCGATCCGCGGCCAGGGCAAGCTTACCGACGAGCTGGAAGGCAAGATTGCCGGGGCAGTCACCAAGGCAGAGCTGGAAGACATTTATCTTCCCTACAAGCCCAAGCGGCGGACCAAAGCTGAAATTGCGCGCGAACGCGGACTTGGTCCGCTGGCGGAAACAATCCTGTCTGACCGGCGCACGATTCCTTCCGAACTGGCGAAGGACTTCCTGACGGACGAAGTCCCCGATGTGAAGGCTGCGCTCGACGGCGCCCGCGATATTCTCGTCGAAACCTTCTCGGAGAATGCCGATCTTGTCGGCCGCCTGCGCAATTACATGAAAGATCGTGCCATCCTGCGCGCCAAGGTTGTGGCGGGCAAAGAGGAAGCCGGCGCAAAGTTCTCGGATTATTTCAATCACTTCGAACGCTGGGCAATCGTGCCGAGCCACCGTGCGCTGGCCATGCTCCGCGGCCGCAACGAGGAAATACTGTCGCTCGACCTCGAGGTTGATGCCGAAGACACCGCCGCCATCAAGCCGGTCGAGCGCATGATCGCCGACACCTACTCGATCCCGGCCAATGGCGGTGCTGCCGACAGCTGGCTGACGGAGGTCGTGCGCTGGACATGGCGCATCCGTCTGTCGCTCAATCTCTCCATCGATCTCATGACCGCCCTGCGCGAACGCGCCGAGGAAGAGGCGATCCATGTCTTTGCCCGCAACCTCAAGGATCTGCTGCTGGCAGCGCCTGCCGGTTCGCGCGCTACCATGGGCCTCGATCCCGGCATCCGCACGGGTGTGAAAGTCGCGGTC encodes the following:
- a CDS encoding carbohydrate ABC transporter permease: MSVSRRPFAPLRNLNAKVAAVPMIITVLVVFVGCTLWTVVYSFTSSRSLPTLDFVGFDQYVRLFRTSRWTVSLKNLAIFGILSLTFSLVLGFILAALMDQKIRFENTFRTIFLYPHALSFIVTGLVWQWILTPTFGVQKVVRDLGFETFNFPILTDGRFTIYAIVIAGLWQGTGLVMALMLAGLRNIDDEIWKAARVDGIPTWKTYLFIVIPMMRPVFITTLVIISATIVKVYDLVVALTNGGPGIASEVPAKYVYDFMFSRGNLGQGLAASTIMLTTVLIILVPWALLEFRPRNRSGGASK
- a CDS encoding carbohydrate ABC transporter permease; translation: MSSSLPSFEPRGHRPKRFVSPASIMIYSVLVVAAIYYLIPLYVMVMTSLKGMPEIRLGNIFSPPVEVTFQPWATAWNSACTGLYCEGIKVGFFNSMKILIPSVILSIIIASVNGYALSNWRFKGSELFFTVLIFGAFIPYQVMLYPLVIITRELGIFGTLTGVIVIHTIFGMPILTLLFRNYFVSLPPELFKAARVDGAGFWRIFLQIMLPMSLPIFVVAIILQVTGIWNDFLFGVIFAGTKNFPMTVQLNNIVNSTQGVKEYNVNMAATILTGAVPLLVYFFSGKYFVRGIAAGAVKG
- a CDS encoding ABC transporter ATP-binding protein; amino-acid sequence: MTILHSVLIKDLSLNFGSISVLKDLNIEVADGEFLVLLGPSGCGKSTLLNCIAGLLEISDGQIFIKGKNVTWEEPKDRGIGMVFQSYALYPQMTVEKNLSFGLRVAGLPAAEIQKRIAHAAEILQIGPLLHRKPAELSGGQRQRVAIGRALVRDVDVFLFDEPLSNLDAKLRSELRVEIKRLHHKLANTMIYVTHDQIEALTLADRIAVMKGGLIQQLDDPLTIYNRPRNLFVASFIGSPAMNFLKGEITGTNGSPVFKAADLNISLAGYEAQQSLAPGHSVIFGFRPEHIIISDTPGPAGRSCEAIVDLDEPMGADSLVWLKVAGKAISVRVDSGRRYQPGEKVFLTFNPAMASLFDAETEDRL
- a CDS encoding sugar phosphate isomerase/epimerase family protein → MTDLSYQLYSSRNFPPLDQTLEMLKRNGYAQVEGYGGVYADPRATKAALDANGLTMPTGHFSIDLLETEQQKVLDIAGTFGMKAIYCPHLAVDLRPTDAAGWSAFGKRLEAAHATYSKAGYIFGWHNHDFEFKALADGSIPQKLIFDAAPSISWEADIAWIIRGGGDPLQWIENYGSRISAVHVKDIAAAGQNTNEDGWADVGYGTVDWKALITVLKGTPVRYFIMEHDNPSDDERFARRSIATVKAF
- a CDS encoding Gfo/Idh/MocA family protein, yielding MAKALGIGIIGAGNISTTYLRLAPLFKGIEIRAIADISKAAATGRASEYSVEARSIDGLLASDDIDLVVNLTVPDAHFDVSKQILSAGKHLYSEKPLTLSLKDGLELQKLAAKKGLKAGCAPDTYLGGAHQLARKLVDDGQVGTITSGTAHVMSHGMEHWHPNPDFFFRPGGGPILDLGPYYIANLINLIGPIRRVAALTSMATPTRTISSEPRKGETIKVTTPTTIQALLEFESGASVTLSASWDVWAHHHPNMELYGTDGSLFLPDPNFFGGEVKLAKPGKKAKPVKAWAHPFGTPNQKHAAGLMANYRTAGLADMAVAILQGRDIRCSLERALHGVDVMISILRSGEEKKFIDIKTSCTRPEALGIKEAKSLLKKN